TGTTGCACGAGGCAGGGGGCATTGCGGTGCTGGCCCATCCCGGAGAACACCTGCAGGACCGGACCTTTCGGGCGCTGCTGGCGGCCGGCCTGGATGGCATTGAGGTGGTGCATCCAGCGCATAGTTACTACCTCATGCAGCACTATCGCCAGGTGGCTCGCGATTTTGGCTTGATAGAGACAGGGGGCTCTGATTATCATGGGCATCGGGCTGAAGAGGAAGCGCTGCTTGGCGCGTACACGATTCCTTATCCACGCGTAGAACGGCTGCGTCAAATGCGAAGCGTTCGTTCGGGGTCGTCTCGAAAAAAGCTATGCCCACGTACATCGAAGGACACTACCGGGTAACGCAGGCGCGGCTGGCTATCGTGGTCAGCCGCTTCAATCAATTTGTTACGGAACGCCTGCTCGAAGGGGCGTTGGACACGTTACGCCGACAGGATATTGATCTGGATCAGGTTACGGTAGTGCGCTGTCCCGGAGCGTTTGAAATGCCGCTGGTGGCGCGCAAACTGGCTCGCTCGGGGCGTTACGATGCCGTCATCTGTCTGGGAGCCGTGATCCGGGGGGCCACCAGTCACTTTGAATACGTGGCTGGCGGGGTTGCTCAGGGCCTTGCCCGCACCATGCTGGATACCGAGGTGCCGGTCATTTTTGGCGTGCTGACCACCGATACCATTGAGCAGGCCATCGAGCGCGCAGGAACCAAGGCTGGTAATAAGGGAGCAGAGGCAGCGCTGACTGCACTGGAAATGATCGATCTGATGCGCAAGCTGGAGTAGGTCATGCAGGGACGATGGCTGTTGCTCTGGCTCGGGCTGGTTCATGGTGCGCTGGCACAACCGACCGGCCGGTGGCAGGCGCACACCTCTATGCGGCAGGTGACGGACCTGGCACTGGCCGCTTCGGCCATATGGGTAGCGACCGGAGGGGGCGTGTTTCGTTACCACCTGGCAGAAGGCAGCCTGCAACGCTTTACAGCGGTCGAAGGACTGCACCAGGTCGCCGTGCAGGCGTTAGCCTGGGATGCCCGGCGGCAAGTCCTCTGGATCGGCTATAGCGATGGCGTAATCGACCGCCTCGATCCAGCTACCGGTACTGTCCGCGCCTACTTTGACATTGCACGCGCCGAACGCTTTCCGGATCGACAGATCTATCGGCTACGTATGCACGGCGACTCGTTGCTGATCGCTACCGCTTTCGGCGTGGTCGTATTTGATCCGGTAGAAGGCGTCGTGCGAGACACCTATACGCAATTTGGCGCTTTTTCTGACATCGCCGTTTACGACCTGACAGTTGGTCCCGGGCCTGACGGAAAACCGACGCTCTGGTTGGCCACAGCACAGGGGGTGGCCCATGCTCCCCGCGCGCATCCCAACCTGAAGGATCCCGGAGCTTGGACGCTGGAACGACAGGGACTGGACGGCAAGCTGCCAGTGCGCTCAATCGCGTTGCATGGCCAGCGGCTGTACATTGGGCTTACGCAGGGACTCGCCCTGCGTAAGCAGGATGGCCGTTATGAACGCCTCTGGGAAGGCGCCGCCGTAACCGACCTGCAGCCTGTAGCCGATCTGTTGTTGGGCGCGGCCGGTCAGCAGGTGCTGCTGGTCGATGCAGCCGCGTCGGTTCGACTCCTGGGCAGCGAGGAAGTGCGTCGCCCCGTACGCCTGGCGGTTCAGGACGATGTGCTCTGGATCGGTGATGCGGAAGCCGGATTGCTTCGGAGCGCCCTGCCGGAAGCGGATGCGTCAGACCTGGAGCTTCAGGAGGTGATTCGCCCCGACGGGCCATACGTAAACGTTTTTGCCGATCTGGCCGTTGACCCTTCGGGTAATCTATGGGCGACGGATGCTGCCACAGGGGCGCAGGCCGGTTTTCATAAAATGAACGCAGCTGGACAGTGGACGGCCTATCTGCCCGATAGACTCGGTGGTCGCAAAGCGTTTCGTCCCGTGCACGCCGACCCGGGCGGACAGGTCTGGGTAGGTTCAGACGGCAACGGACTGGTGCAGATCGCGCCAGACGGCACCTTGCAGTTTTACGATGCCACCAACTCTACGCTGGAGCCTGCGGCGGGCACCCGCAATTTCATTATCGTACGAGGGTTGGGTTCGGATGCGGAAGGGCGGCTATGGGTCGCTAACCTGACGGCTCCTAACCCGCTGCACGTGCGCCTGCCAGACGGCACCTGGCAGCGCGCGCCCATTCCTTCCTGCATTAATTCGCTCAGCACAACTCTGGGACACCTGCTGGTAGACGACTATGGGCAGCTCTGGATTATCGCGGTGAGTCGCGGCAACCTGCGCGTTAATACCGGCCTGATCATTTACGACCCTGGCGATGATCCCACGCGGGCCGACGATGACGCCTGTCGCTACTTGAGCGAGCGAGGAGGTGGGGGCCAGGGACTGCCAGGCGTGGCTGTGCAAGCCCTGGCCGAAGATCGAGACGGGCGCATCTGGATTGGAACTGCGGAAGGACTGGCCTACGTACTCAATAACCCATTTGCAGCGTCCGATCCAAACACAGTGCCCGTCTGGCCACTGGCAGCCGAACGGCAACCCGGGGCAAACCCCTTCCTGCTTACCGGGCTTTCGGTGAACGATCTGGCTGTTGATCCTGCCAACCGTCTGTGGGTAGCAACCGATGATGGCGTATATGTGATCGAGCAGACAGGCGTTGACTTTCGCATTGCTGCGCATTTTAACGAGGAAAACAGTCCTCTGCTATCTGATGTAGTGCGTGCAATTGCGGTGGACGAGCGGAGCGGACGCGTCTTTCTGGCTACAGCTGCCGGACTGGTCAGTTACCAGGGCGATGCGATCAAACCGGCGGAACAGGCGCGGCCGCTATTTGTTTACCCGAACCCGGTGCGCGTTGGTGCGGAGGAGGACGCGATTGTGTTCATTGAAGGCCTGGTTGAAGCTACCGAATTGCGAATTGTGACGGTAGATGGCCGGCTGGTGACGCGTTTTCCCACGCGGGGCGGTCGTGTGCGCTGGGACGGAAGGGACCGCTATGGACGGCCTGTCCCCTCCGGTGTCTACCTGATCATCGCAGTCGGGCAGAACGGCGAAGGCGCTGCCTATGGGAAGGTGGCGATTCTTCGATGAAGACTCACCGTCTGTCCACCAAAAGTTTATGACAGAACAGGGCAGGATCCTTGAGAAAATAACGCCGTTCTGCTAAATTGCAGAATCTCACCACAAAGTGGTGACCGTAGCTCAGTTGGTTAGAGCGCCAGGTTGTGGCCCTGGAGGTCGGGGGTTCAAGTCCCCTCGGTCACCCTTTTATCACTGACCTGCCGCGTTCGTCTAGGGGTCTAGGACGCCGGTCTTTCAAGCCGGTAACACGGGTTCAAATCCCGTACGCGGCACAGAAAGCCCGCCTCTTCAGGTGGGCTTTTTTTTATGGCGGCGCGTAGCGGCAAGCGACGCAGCACATTACGCACCCGGACGGTAGAGGCGAGCTGCCGTGCGCACGACCAGCAACAGGGCGATGGGTTGCAGCGCAGGGTGCAACGCCTGCGGCCAGTAAAACCATCCCAGAGCCAGCAGCAACGTAAGCGAGCCGGTCCCAAGGAGGTAGAACCGCTCCCATCGGGCAGGTATTGGGTAGCGCCAGAGGCGAACTGCCACCACCAGATGAGGAGGCCAGGCCCAGAGCAGGTTCCAGTTCCAGTCCATTACCGTGTGGAGGGTAGCCACCCAGAGCAGTAGCAGTAGCAGACCGATCAGGCCAACGATGCCAAAAAGCACCGCGTCCAGGCGCGTTACCAGGCGGTGGGTGCGTTTCCAGGTAACTACGGTGACTACTGCGCCGGCAGCAAAGAGCAACCAGCCCATCAGGGTAGGCCAGGGCCAGGCAGGAGGGGGGAGCGGTCGGTGGCCAGCCGGCCAGAAAACAGTGTCAGTGCGGGCAACCAGTGGAACCCAGGCGGTGTCGTGATGCACCTGCGCCTGGTCAAAGGCGCGCTGCAGTTCCAGCGGAAGAAACATAGCCTCGCGGGCAGTGGGCTGCCGATCGATGGGCTGGCCAAGGAGTAGATAAAAGCCAAGTTGGAGCAGCGGTCGGTCTGCCACATAGGCATCAAGCAAGCGACGGAAAGTCGTGCTCGGGGCAGAGTACGTAAAGCGTAACGCAGCGCCCAGCGTGCCTTCCAGCACGTCCCGGATACGCGTTGAACAGTTGTCAAACAGAAAATGGTAGCGATAGGTGCGGTTTTCCGGACGGGCGTTCCACATCAGAAAAGCTACCAGCGTATCCCGCTGCGCAGGCGTCAGGTTCAACCACTGTTCCAGAATAGGACGGCCTTCTACGTCACGGTAAAACCGTACGGAGCGCGCATAGTCGCTTACCGACAGAAAGTAGTCAAGCTGACCATAAATGAATTTCGGAATGAACAAAGGATCGCTGAAGTCGAAAGTGCCGTAGTTGAAGAGCCAATCAATGCCCCGGGCCGGATCAACCACGCGTAAGGCACTGTGCCCAAAGGCGGCATAGAGGGCTCGTCCGGGCAGGATGGTGACCAGGGCCACGCGGGTGCTGTCGGAAAGCGACAACGGATAGGAAACGGCTGGCCTTGCACCCAGGACCAGCAGCAGCAACAGCAACGACCGGCGCATGGGTAGCGTACGTCGGGAGTCGGGTACGGCGGCTCCAACGACTGAGCCGATCAGGGGTTCATCTGATTCGAACAGTTTTTCAAAGGATTTTGATAACCCGGTTACTATTTTCCACGCGGTTCTTTACCTGGATAAAGCGCAAAACAGGTGGCACGTGCTTCCCGGGCCTGGCAGGTACTGATGCGGTTGCGGCAGGTTATCAAGCGGCCGCAGACCGAACTGCGCCATGAGAATCCCTACCAATTACTGGT
The genomic region above belongs to Rhodothermus profundi and contains:
- a CDS encoding Lnb N-terminal periplasmic domain-containing protein; this translates as MRRSLLLLLLVLGARPAVSYPLSLSDSTRVALVTILPGRALYAAFGHSALRVVDPARGIDWLFNYGTFDFSDPLFIPKFIYGQLDYFLSVSDYARSVRFYRDVEGRPILEQWLNLTPAQRDTLVAFLMWNARPENRTYRYHFLFDNCSTRIRDVLEGTLGAALRFTYSAPSTTFRRLLDAYVADRPLLQLGFYLLLGQPIDRQPTAREAMFLPLELQRAFDQAQVHHDTAWVPLVARTDTVFWPAGHRPLPPPAWPWPTLMGWLLFAAGAVVTVVTWKRTHRLVTRLDAVLFGIVGLIGLLLLLLWVATLHTVMDWNWNLLWAWPPHLVVAVRLWRYPIPARWERFYLLGTGSLTLLLALGWFYWPQALHPALQPIALLLVVRTAARLYRPGA
- the ribE gene encoding 6,7-dimethyl-8-ribityllumazine synthase, with amino-acid sequence MPTYIEGHYRVTQARLAIVVSRFNQFVTERLLEGALDTLRRQDIDLDQVTVVRCPGAFEMPLVARKLARSGRYDAVICLGAVIRGATSHFEYVAGGVAQGLARTMLDTEVPVIFGVLTTDTIEQAIERAGTKAGNKGAEAALTALEMIDLMRKLE
- a CDS encoding type IX secretion system anionic LPS delivery protein PorZ: MQGRWLLLWLGLVHGALAQPTGRWQAHTSMRQVTDLALAASAIWVATGGGVFRYHLAEGSLQRFTAVEGLHQVAVQALAWDARRQVLWIGYSDGVIDRLDPATGTVRAYFDIARAERFPDRQIYRLRMHGDSLLIATAFGVVVFDPVEGVVRDTYTQFGAFSDIAVYDLTVGPGPDGKPTLWLATAQGVAHAPRAHPNLKDPGAWTLERQGLDGKLPVRSIALHGQRLYIGLTQGLALRKQDGRYERLWEGAAVTDLQPVADLLLGAAGQQVLLVDAAASVRLLGSEEVRRPVRLAVQDDVLWIGDAEAGLLRSALPEADASDLELQEVIRPDGPYVNVFADLAVDPSGNLWATDAATGAQAGFHKMNAAGQWTAYLPDRLGGRKAFRPVHADPGGQVWVGSDGNGLVQIAPDGTLQFYDATNSTLEPAAGTRNFIIVRGLGSDAEGRLWVANLTAPNPLHVRLPDGTWQRAPIPSCINSLSTTLGHLLVDDYGQLWIIAVSRGNLRVNTGLIIYDPGDDPTRADDDACRYLSERGGGGQGLPGVAVQALAEDRDGRIWIGTAEGLAYVLNNPFAASDPNTVPVWPLAAERQPGANPFLLTGLSVNDLAVDPANRLWVATDDGVYVIEQTGVDFRIAAHFNEENSPLLSDVVRAIAVDERSGRVFLATAAGLVSYQGDAIKPAEQARPLFVYPNPVRVGAEEDAIVFIEGLVEATELRIVTVDGRLVTRFPTRGGRVRWDGRDRYGRPVPSGVYLIIAVGQNGEGAAYGKVAILR